A single genomic interval of Vibrio gallicus harbors:
- the cydD gene encoding heme ABC transporter permease/ATP-binding protein CydD: MDKQTQRDLGKWLKSQSKLAKRWLTLSILAGVASAVVLIAQAWLIAHTLHSLIIEHQNKEVLIPCFVGLGITIILRSALAWAREICGYRSGEQIRTYIRALIVDKMHRLGPAHIKGKSAGAWGTMLIEQVEEMQDFYAKYLPQMSLSAIVPLIILVVVFPLNWVSGIIFLVTAPLIPFFMALVGKKAAEANRKNFKALQRLSGHFYDRLQAMTTIRLFDRAKAEKEHMHVASEVFRERTMGVLKIAFLSSAILEFFTSISIALTAVYFGFSFIGELNFGHYGVPVTLFTGLFILILAPEFYQPLRDLGTFYHAKQQAVGAAESIVDFLNTPEIEQKSTTSEVKTLNTDKAFNIVAKDLIVSTPDGTVLVGPISFALNSNTKTALVGPSGAGKTSLVNALLGFLPYQGQLTVNGIELKQLQMDSYRRCISWVGQNPLLVHGSILDNLNLSQQALTQQQIDTAISEAHADEFIQHLGLDYPISDRSGGLSVGQAQRVALARAILQQGRLWILDEPTASLDAESEKLINQSLEKVLASQTTLMVTHQLHNLQQVDQILVLESGQITQQGHFNQIKDHGTFHSMLQHQGSTGGDLDA; encoded by the coding sequence ATGGATAAGCAAACCCAGAGAGACTTAGGCAAGTGGCTAAAGTCGCAAAGTAAACTAGCAAAACGTTGGTTGACCCTATCAATCCTTGCCGGTGTGGCGTCAGCAGTAGTGTTAATTGCACAGGCTTGGCTTATCGCTCACACATTGCATAGCTTGATTATAGAGCATCAAAATAAAGAGGTATTGATCCCTTGCTTTGTCGGGTTAGGCATCACAATTATACTGCGCAGTGCTTTAGCTTGGGCTCGGGAAATTTGTGGCTACCGCAGTGGCGAACAGATCAGAACCTATATTAGAGCTCTGATTGTCGACAAGATGCACCGTTTAGGGCCTGCCCATATTAAGGGGAAATCGGCCGGTGCATGGGGCACTATGCTGATTGAGCAAGTAGAGGAAATGCAGGACTTTTACGCCAAGTATCTGCCGCAGATGTCACTCTCAGCCATTGTGCCTCTGATCATTTTAGTAGTGGTGTTCCCGTTAAACTGGGTCAGCGGCATCATCTTCTTAGTAACTGCGCCACTGATCCCATTTTTTATGGCATTGGTTGGTAAAAAAGCAGCCGAAGCAAACCGCAAAAACTTTAAGGCACTGCAAAGACTTTCTGGCCATTTTTACGATCGCCTGCAAGCAATGACTACCATTCGTTTATTTGACCGCGCTAAAGCTGAGAAAGAACATATGCATGTGGCGTCTGAAGTGTTTCGTGAACGAACTATGGGAGTATTGAAGATTGCATTTTTATCATCAGCAATCCTTGAGTTTTTCACCTCTATTTCGATTGCTTTAACGGCTGTCTACTTTGGGTTTAGCTTTATTGGAGAGCTGAATTTTGGCCATTATGGCGTGCCTGTCACTCTGTTTACCGGCTTATTTATTCTGATTCTGGCACCTGAATTCTATCAACCGTTACGTGACCTCGGTACCTTCTACCATGCTAAGCAGCAAGCAGTTGGCGCTGCCGAAAGCATTGTTGATTTTCTAAATACGCCTGAAATAGAACAGAAAAGCACAACCTCAGAGGTTAAAACCCTAAATACTGATAAGGCATTCAATATCGTCGCTAAAGACCTTATCGTTAGCACCCCTGATGGCACTGTATTGGTCGGACCTATCAGCTTTGCCTTAAATTCAAATACCAAGACTGCATTAGTGGGTCCAAGTGGCGCTGGTAAAACCTCACTCGTAAATGCCTTGTTGGGGTTTCTTCCCTATCAGGGACAACTAACCGTCAATGGCATTGAATTAAAGCAGTTGCAAATGGACAGTTATCGACGCTGCATTAGCTGGGTTGGGCAAAACCCATTGCTGGTACATGGCTCGATTTTAGATAACCTGAATCTCTCTCAACAGGCACTGACTCAACAGCAGATTGATACCGCTATTTCCGAAGCCCACGCTGATGAATTTATTCAGCACCTTGGCCTAGACTACCCTATCTCTGACCGCTCTGGTGGTTTGTCCGTAGGTCAGGCGCAGCGCGTCGCTTTAGCTAGGGCAATATTGCAACAAGGTCGCTTGTGGATTTTAGACGAACCTACTGCAAGCCTAGATGCTGAAAGTGAAAAGCTTATTAATCAAAGCCTTGAAAAAGTACTCGCCTCACAAACCACATTGATGGTTACCCATCAACTGCATAACCTGCAACAAGTGGATCAGATCCTAGTATTAGAAAGTGGTCAAATTACCCAGCAAGGGCACTTTAACCAAATCAAGGACCATGGAACCTTCCACTCCATGTTACAACACCAAGGCTCAACTGGAGGTGACCTCGATGCGTGA
- a CDS encoding SanA/YdcF family protein: MSISAHGRIHQQVESTPPRDVALVLGTSKYIGRTRNPYYTYRIDAAIKLYKQGKVKAFLLSGDNAHRSYNEPWTMKRDLLNAGIPDNLIFLDYAGFRTLDSVVRAKQIFNLDDFVIVTQTFHCDRALFIAKFYDTDAICLGVPSPAPTSWFNVRVREVFARIKALLDLYITNTQPKFMGPQVPILELLPYNYGPIMPEHVFPKSKGEVKGRDDESVNR, translated from the coding sequence ATGAGCATCAGTGCTCACGGACGTATCCATCAGCAAGTAGAGTCCACCCCACCTCGTGATGTTGCGTTAGTTCTAGGTACGAGTAAATACATAGGCCGCACTCGCAACCCTTACTATACCTATCGAATAGATGCCGCAATCAAGTTATATAAACAGGGCAAAGTAAAAGCGTTTCTATTGAGCGGTGATAATGCACATCGCAGTTACAATGAACCTTGGACCATGAAGCGCGACCTGTTAAATGCGGGCATCCCAGACAATCTTATTTTTCTAGATTATGCCGGATTTAGAACCTTGGATTCGGTTGTGCGAGCCAAACAAATCTTTAATTTAGATGATTTTGTCATTGTCACCCAAACCTTCCACTGTGATCGCGCATTATTCATTGCCAAATTCTACGATACCGATGCGATCTGCCTAGGTGTCCCCTCACCCGCTCCAACCTCATGGTTCAACGTTCGAGTACGTGAAGTCTTTGCCCGCATAAAAGCCTTGTTGGATCTCTATATCACCAACACCCAACCCAAATTTATGGGTCCTCAAGTTCCGATCCTTGAACTCTTACCATACAACTACGGACCAATTATGCCTGAGCATGTTTTCCCAAAGAGTAAGGGTGAAGTGAAGGGGCGTGATGATGAATCGGTGAATCGGTGA
- a CDS encoding ABC transporter ATP-binding protein: MSQLLEINGLNVAFNTMQGEKKVLHNVSIDVSKNEILAVVGESGSGKSVMSKAIMGLLGNKASKSGQIFLHDSKLSSDALEMVSLSRQQAQQIRGDEISMIFQDPMTSLNPLMTVGMQIAEAVQIHQKTTKAEALEEAGRMLDLVRVPSGRQVLNVYPHQLSGGMRQRVMIAMALACKPKLLIADEPTTALDVTIQAQILGLIRELQAELGMGVIFITHDMGVVHEVADRVAVMYHGDIVETGDLNQIFHSPAHPYTKALLKAAPKLGSMRGKDVPHSFPVLSMEEELKGNTTEVEIPGKPVEYSQEPLITVENLHVIFPRKHNFFGRVTHQVHAVNDVSFKLWHGETLGIVGESGSGKSTIGNAILGLLSEASGDIRYKNIDLLNPTSAQRKLVKREISFIFQDPLASLNPQMTIGESVEEPFIIHAPEMTKQQREEQAKALLQKVGIQPDLYSHYPHEFSGGMLQRVNIARALTTQPKVIVADESVSALDVSVQATVLNLMLELQKEFGIAFIFISHDMAVIERVCHRVAVLTKGQLVEIGHRAEVFENTQHDYTRKLLAAIPSIDAQRDAPKQFQLLTDDIPDPVYPVGQKPKPVQLVKHSPTHFSAHE; the protein is encoded by the coding sequence ATGAGTCAATTACTGGAAATAAACGGCCTCAACGTCGCTTTTAACACCATGCAAGGTGAGAAAAAGGTGCTTCATAATGTGAGCATTGACGTCAGCAAAAATGAAATTTTGGCTGTTGTCGGTGAATCCGGCTCAGGTAAATCCGTGATGAGTAAGGCTATTATGGGCCTACTTGGAAATAAAGCTTCAAAATCTGGCCAGATATTTTTGCATGACAGTAAGCTAAGTTCGGATGCCTTAGAGATGGTGTCTTTAAGCCGTCAGCAAGCTCAACAAATCCGTGGCGATGAAATATCAATGATATTCCAAGACCCAATGACTTCTCTCAATCCATTAATGACCGTGGGCATGCAGATTGCTGAAGCGGTTCAAATCCACCAAAAAACAACCAAAGCTGAAGCGTTAGAAGAAGCAGGCCGTATGTTAGATTTGGTGCGAGTACCTTCTGGTCGCCAAGTTCTTAATGTTTACCCGCACCAGTTATCGGGTGGTATGCGTCAGCGCGTCATGATTGCAATGGCACTCGCATGTAAACCAAAATTACTCATTGCTGATGAACCTACCACCGCGCTAGATGTAACCATACAAGCTCAAATTCTTGGCCTTATCCGAGAGCTACAAGCCGAGCTTGGCATGGGCGTGATTTTCATTACCCATGATATGGGTGTGGTACATGAGGTCGCGGATCGCGTGGCAGTGATGTATCACGGTGATATCGTGGAAACTGGGGATTTGAATCAAATCTTCCACTCTCCAGCACACCCTTATACCAAGGCGCTATTAAAGGCTGCGCCTAAATTAGGGTCAATGCGTGGTAAAGATGTGCCCCACAGCTTCCCTGTGCTGAGCATGGAAGAGGAATTAAAGGGAAATACAACTGAGGTTGAGATCCCAGGCAAGCCTGTCGAGTACTCTCAAGAGCCCTTGATTACGGTTGAAAACCTGCATGTGATATTCCCGCGTAAGCACAATTTCTTTGGTCGCGTTACTCATCAGGTACATGCGGTTAATGATGTGAGCTTCAAGTTATGGCACGGCGAAACATTAGGTATTGTTGGCGAATCTGGCTCAGGTAAATCAACCATAGGTAATGCGATATTGGGGCTTCTTTCTGAGGCGTCAGGTGATATTCGCTATAAGAATATTGACCTGTTGAACCCTACTTCAGCGCAGAGAAAACTGGTTAAACGAGAGATTTCTTTTATTTTTCAAGACCCTTTAGCGTCACTAAACCCGCAGATGACTATTGGTGAAAGCGTTGAAGAACCGTTCATCATACATGCTCCAGAAATGACCAAGCAACAGCGTGAAGAACAAGCCAAGGCGTTATTGCAAAAAGTGGGTATCCAGCCAGATCTTTACTCTCATTATCCACATGAATTTTCAGGCGGCATGCTACAACGGGTGAATATCGCTCGCGCATTAACTACCCAGCCAAAGGTCATCGTAGCCGATGAATCTGTTTCAGCACTCGATGTATCGGTTCAAGCGACAGTGCTAAACCTTATGTTAGAGCTACAGAAAGAATTTGGTATTGCATTTATCTTTATTTCTCATGATATGGCCGTTATTGAACGAGTCTGTCATCGGGTTGCGGTATTGACTAAGGGGCAGTTGGTTGAAATTGGTCATCGTGCCGAGGTATTTGAAAATACCCAACACGACTATACAAGAAAGCTGCTTGCTGCCATCCCATCGATTGATGCACAGCGAGATGCCCCTAAGCAATTTCAATTGCTTACCGACGATATTCCAGATCCAGTTTACCCAGTAGGGCAGAAACCAAAACCTGTTCAATTGGTAAAACACTCACCAACTCATTTTTCAGCACATGAATAA
- a CDS encoding META domain-containing protein — MNKAFVVLSLAALLSACTSKDNSNSNQLTQQTSPEILDATPVNLQHHHWQLTAIDGQPITVMEHFNAPTLEIGENLTANGSAGCNNFFGQAELEDGKLRIEQMGMTMKMCPPEVMDTEMAFSKALTEWNTVVLTSTTLELQNSQHNLTFTLSDWKG, encoded by the coding sequence ATGAATAAAGCATTTGTGGTTTTAAGTTTGGCTGCCCTACTTAGCGCTTGTACTAGCAAAGATAATTCAAATAGTAATCAATTGACCCAACAGACGAGCCCCGAGATACTGGATGCAACCCCAGTTAATCTGCAACACCATCACTGGCAACTCACCGCTATTGACGGTCAACCCATTACCGTAATGGAACACTTCAACGCTCCTACTCTAGAAATAGGCGAAAACCTAACCGCTAATGGTTCGGCAGGCTGTAACAATTTCTTTGGCCAAGCGGAGCTCGAAGATGGCAAATTACGTATAGAACAGATGGGAATGACAATGAAAATGTGCCCGCCAGAGGTAATGGATACTGAAATGGCATTTTCTAAAGCATTAACTGAGTGGAATACGGTTGTTCTAACCTCTACAACCTTAGAGTTACAAAACTCACAACACAATCTGACTTTCACCCTTTCAGATTGGAAAGGTTAA
- a CDS encoding NAD-dependent malic enzyme → MKNDKRPLYIPHAGPALLSTPLLNKGSAFTAAERASFNLEGLLPESTETIAEQVERAYQQYQNFDNDLDRHIYLRNIQDTNETLFYRLVQNHITEMMPIIYTPTVGAACEKFSNIYRRGRGLFISYQNRDRIDDLLNNASTHNVKVIVVTDGERILGLGDQGIGGMGIPIGKLSLYTACGGISPAYTLPIVLDVGTNNPQRLADPMYMGWRHPRITGAEYDDFVEEFIQAVQRRWPDALVQFEDFAQKNAMPLLQRYKDRICCFNDDIQGTAAVTVGSLMAACHAANSKLSEQRVTFVGAGSAGCGIAEAIVAQMQAEGLSEQQARSQVYMVDRWGLLQDGMSNLLDFQKPLAQTLHNLSEWQSDSADYSLLDVVENAKPTVLIGVSGAPGTFSQQVIETMHKHCDRPIVFPLSNPTSRVEGEPKDIIEWTKGQALVATGSPFAPVVYQGKRIEIAQCNNSYIFPGIGLGVLAVSASRITDEMLMVSSRALAECSPLTQRENGPLLPPLEEIHGVSKRIAFAVAKQAIKQGVALEITDQAIEKAIDSHFWQPVYRRYKRTSF, encoded by the coding sequence ATGAAAAATGATAAGCGACCGTTGTATATCCCTCACGCAGGCCCTGCGCTATTAAGTACGCCCCTTCTTAATAAAGGAAGCGCATTTACTGCAGCTGAACGTGCCAGTTTTAACCTTGAGGGCTTACTTCCTGAAAGTACTGAAACCATAGCCGAACAAGTTGAACGTGCTTATCAGCAGTATCAGAATTTTGATAATGATTTAGACCGCCATATCTATTTGCGCAATATTCAAGATACCAACGAAACCCTGTTTTATCGCTTAGTGCAGAATCACATCACCGAAATGATGCCAATCATCTACACTCCGACAGTCGGCGCGGCATGTGAAAAATTCTCTAATATATACCGTCGTGGGCGCGGTCTATTTATCTCTTATCAAAACCGTGACCGTATTGATGACCTATTAAATAATGCCTCTACTCACAATGTTAAGGTTATTGTTGTTACCGATGGTGAACGAATCTTAGGCTTGGGTGACCAAGGCATTGGTGGTATGGGGATCCCAATCGGTAAACTATCACTGTACACTGCATGTGGTGGTATCAGCCCAGCTTATACACTCCCTATCGTACTTGATGTCGGCACTAATAATCCGCAACGCTTGGCAGACCCAATGTATATGGGGTGGCGTCACCCTCGTATTACGGGCGCAGAGTACGACGATTTTGTAGAAGAATTTATTCAAGCGGTACAGCGTCGCTGGCCTGATGCTCTGGTGCAGTTTGAAGACTTTGCGCAGAAAAATGCAATGCCTCTTTTACAACGCTACAAAGATCGTATTTGCTGTTTCAATGACGATATCCAGGGCACAGCTGCGGTAACGGTCGGCTCTTTAATGGCGGCATGTCACGCAGCGAATAGCAAACTTTCCGAGCAGCGCGTTACCTTTGTTGGTGCAGGCTCAGCCGGTTGTGGGATTGCAGAAGCGATTGTGGCTCAAATGCAAGCCGAGGGTTTGAGCGAACAACAAGCTCGCTCTCAGGTGTATATGGTTGATCGTTGGGGACTACTACAAGACGGTATGTCCAACCTACTCGATTTTCAAAAACCTCTTGCCCAAACCCTGCATAACCTGAGTGAATGGCAATCTGATTCTGCGGATTATTCACTACTTGATGTCGTCGAAAATGCCAAACCAACCGTACTGATTGGTGTTTCTGGTGCACCCGGTACCTTTAGTCAACAGGTTATTGAGACCATGCATAAGCATTGTGATCGCCCAATCGTGTTCCCGCTATCAAATCCAACCAGTCGCGTGGAAGGGGAACCCAAAGACATTATTGAATGGACAAAGGGACAGGCACTGGTTGCTACCGGGAGCCCATTTGCACCTGTCGTGTATCAAGGTAAACGTATTGAAATTGCACAATGTAATAACAGCTACATATTCCCTGGTATCGGTCTTGGCGTGTTAGCTGTATCAGCCTCTCGCATTACTGATGAAATGCTCATGGTATCAAGTCGCGCTTTAGCAGAGTGCTCTCCATTAACACAACGTGAGAATGGACCACTACTGCCACCACTTGAAGAAATTCACGGCGTATCAAAAAGAATTGCATTCGCTGTTGCAAAACAAGCTATCAAACAAGGCGTGGCGCTAGAAATTACCGATCAAGCGATTGAGAAAGCGATTGATAGCCATTTCTGGCAACCGGTTTATCGCCGCTACAAACGCACATCATTTTAA
- a CDS encoding DUF302 domain-containing protein, translating into MIKLIAGALLSLSFTTLAFADVSGLIQVKSQYDVATTANNLQNVLTDKGMNIFARIDHAKGAQGVDIALRPTQLFIFGNPKVGSPLMKCEQTVAIDLPQKALIYQDAQGDVWLSYNDPSYLVERHNIQGCDKVIGKVSNALAAFAKLATGN; encoded by the coding sequence ATGATAAAACTCATCGCAGGGGCGCTTTTATCTCTAAGCTTTACCACGCTTGCATTTGCTGATGTCTCAGGCCTGATACAGGTAAAAAGCCAGTACGATGTGGCTACCACCGCTAACAATTTGCAAAATGTACTTACCGATAAAGGCATGAATATATTTGCGCGTATTGATCACGCTAAAGGCGCGCAAGGGGTCGATATTGCATTGCGTCCTACGCAGCTGTTTATCTTTGGTAACCCAAAAGTGGGCTCGCCTTTGATGAAATGTGAGCAGACAGTCGCGATTGACCTGCCTCAGAAAGCGCTTATCTATCAAGACGCACAAGGCGATGTATGGCTGAGCTATAACGACCCTAGCTACTTAGTAGAGCGTCACAACATTCAGGGGTGCGATAAAGTTATAGGCAAGGTATCTAACGCCTTAGCGGCATTTGCTAAGTTAGCTACCGGAAATTAA
- the trxB gene encoding thioredoxin-disulfide reductase has protein sequence MTTVKHCKLLILGSGPAGYTAAIYAARANLNPVIVTGMQQGGQLTTTTEVENWPGDANDLTGPSLMERMQAHAEKFETEIIFDHINEVDLSSRPYRLIGDSQEFTCDALIIATGASAKYLGLESEEAFKGRGVSACATCDGFFYRNQEVAVVGGGNTAVEEALYLSNIASKVHLVHRRDSFRAEKILIKRLMDKVESGNIILHTDRTLQEVVGDEMGVTGVKLQHTDSNQVETIDVMGAFIAIGHQPNTAIFKQQLEMNHDYIVVNSGLNGNATQTSVAGVFAAGDVMDNQYRQAITSAGTGCMAALDAERFLDELEN, from the coding sequence ATGACTACTGTGAAACACTGTAAACTTTTGATATTGGGTTCGGGGCCTGCAGGCTATACAGCAGCTATCTACGCAGCGCGCGCCAATCTTAACCCTGTTATCGTAACGGGGATGCAACAAGGCGGCCAATTAACCACGACTACAGAGGTTGAAAACTGGCCGGGTGACGCCAATGACCTTACGGGTCCATCTTTGATGGAACGCATGCAAGCCCATGCCGAGAAATTTGAAACAGAGATCATCTTTGACCACATAAATGAAGTGGATCTTTCTTCTCGTCCTTATCGCCTTATTGGTGATAGCCAAGAGTTTACCTGTGACGCGCTCATTATCGCCACTGGCGCTTCGGCAAAGTACCTTGGTCTAGAATCAGAAGAAGCGTTTAAAGGGCGTGGTGTATCAGCCTGTGCAACCTGCGATGGATTTTTCTACCGTAATCAAGAGGTTGCTGTTGTTGGCGGAGGAAATACCGCCGTTGAAGAAGCACTATACCTATCAAATATCGCCTCTAAAGTGCACCTTGTTCACCGTCGTGATAGTTTTCGCGCCGAAAAAATACTCATTAAACGTCTGATGGACAAGGTTGAAAGTGGCAATATCATCTTACATACCGACCGTACCTTACAAGAGGTTGTAGGCGATGAAATGGGTGTTACCGGTGTAAAATTACAACACACCGACAGCAATCAAGTTGAAACCATTGACGTTATGGGTGCATTTATTGCGATTGGGCATCAGCCAAATACTGCAATCTTCAAACAACAACTTGAAATGAACCACGACTATATTGTGGTGAATTCAGGCTTAAATGGTAATGCCACCCAAACGAGCGTCGCCGGAGTGTTCGCAGCAGGCGATGTTATGGATAATCAATACCGCCAAGCAATCACCTCTGCGGGTACTGGTTGTATGGCCGCATTAGACGCTGAACGCTTTCTTGACGAATTAGAGAACTAA
- a CDS encoding DUF1289 domain-containing protein, whose product MEQLDFFDVPSPCIGVCSLNERGYCKGCMRKREERFNWQTLTSAQKQHIIRLCRQRYRRYHAKNTTQSTNDKKSSENPQSSLF is encoded by the coding sequence GTGGAGCAACTGGATTTTTTTGATGTACCTAGCCCTTGCATCGGTGTATGTAGCTTAAATGAGCGAGGATACTGTAAGGGATGCATGCGCAAGCGTGAAGAGCGCTTCAATTGGCAGACATTAACCTCAGCTCAGAAACAGCACATTATTCGTCTATGTCGCCAACGATATCGTCGTTATCATGCAAAAAACACAACTCAATCAACTAATGACAAAAAAAGTTCTGAGAACCCTCAATCGTCACTTTTCTAA
- the cydC gene encoding heme ABC transporter ATP-binding protein/permease CydC: protein MRDLLPYLKLYKKHWFGLSLGMLLGFLTLFASIGLLTLSGWFLSAAAVAGLTIARETFNYMLPGGGVRGLAMGRTAGRWGERVVSHNATFKLLTDLRVFFFEKLTPLMPGRVANLRDADLLNRLVADVSAMDHVYLRLISPVILSVLGILCLGGFIALFDPTVGLTLAGILLFLVLSWPIIFYKLGKHNGERLTVHRAQLRIRALDWISGHSELLLFGAENRYRQKIYDAQFALMKNQAVNAHISGLANSLLLLANGFTLLLILWLSADGIGGSQPSPMIALVVFATLASVELLMPIAGAFQYLGQTLSSARRLNEIIAAEPEVTFPQRSQPLAIDPAPAIDFKQVDFAYDGKKRVITQLSLNISGGSKVAILGKTGSGKSTLLQLLNRFWDTLNGEVLIGGRPIASFDEAQLRTLISVVSQRVDILNGTLRDNLLIADDTADDKQLSTTLVNVGLGHLLEKQALDQWLGEGGRQLSGGERRRIGIARGLLHNAPILLLDEPTEGLDKNTEAQIIELLEAHYQHKTVLFVTHRLVGLEKMDHIVVLEQGEIAEQGNHRKLLQQKQRYYQLHQSLT, encoded by the coding sequence ATGCGTGATTTATTGCCTTATCTAAAACTGTATAAAAAGCATTGGTTTGGGTTATCTCTTGGGATGTTACTTGGGTTCCTCACCCTATTTGCTTCAATCGGACTGTTGACACTCTCCGGTTGGTTTCTTTCTGCTGCAGCCGTAGCAGGCTTAACCATAGCGCGAGAAACCTTTAACTATATGCTGCCAGGTGGTGGTGTACGCGGACTGGCAATGGGGCGTACCGCTGGACGCTGGGGTGAACGCGTTGTTTCACACAATGCGACCTTTAAGCTATTAACCGACTTACGCGTATTCTTCTTTGAAAAACTAACCCCTTTAATGCCAGGGCGAGTAGCAAATCTCAGAGATGCAGACCTGCTTAACCGCTTAGTGGCCGACGTTTCAGCAATGGATCACGTCTACCTTCGCCTAATTAGTCCGGTTATTTTAAGCGTATTGGGGATTCTCTGCCTCGGCGGTTTTATTGCGTTGTTTGACCCAACAGTGGGTCTAACCCTAGCCGGCATACTGCTATTTTTGGTGTTAAGCTGGCCAATTATCTTTTATAAATTGGGTAAACATAACGGCGAGCGTTTAACCGTCCACCGCGCACAGCTACGTATTCGTGCGCTAGACTGGATATCGGGTCATAGTGAACTGTTATTATTTGGGGCTGAAAATCGCTACCGACAAAAAATCTATGATGCCCAATTTGCGTTAATGAAAAACCAAGCCGTTAATGCTCACATCAGCGGATTAGCCAATAGCTTACTATTACTCGCTAACGGATTTACATTACTCCTCATCTTATGGCTTTCAGCAGACGGAATTGGTGGCTCACAGCCAAGCCCTATGATTGCGCTTGTCGTATTTGCAACATTAGCAAGTGTCGAGTTATTAATGCCTATTGCAGGTGCATTTCAATACCTTGGACAGACGCTCTCTTCAGCCAGACGATTAAATGAGATCATTGCCGCCGAGCCTGAAGTTACTTTTCCACAGCGCAGCCAACCGCTGGCTATTGATCCCGCCCCTGCCATCGACTTCAAGCAGGTTGATTTCGCCTACGATGGTAAAAAGCGAGTTATCACTCAGCTGTCACTCAATATCTCAGGAGGCAGCAAGGTTGCAATACTGGGCAAAACGGGTAGCGGAAAATCGACTCTATTACAATTGTTGAATCGCTTTTGGGATACCCTCAACGGTGAGGTATTGATTGGTGGTAGACCAATTGCAAGCTTTGATGAGGCGCAACTTCGCACCCTTATTTCTGTGGTTAGTCAGCGAGTTGATATCTTAAATGGTACCTTACGCGACAACCTGCTAATTGCGGATGACACTGCTGATGATAAGCAACTAAGCACGACTCTTGTCAATGTAGGTCTTGGACATCTACTTGAAAAACAAGCACTCGATCAGTGGCTCGGTGAAGGTGGTCGTCAGCTCTCTGGGGGGGAACGCCGTAGGATTGGTATTGCAAGAGGCTTATTACACAATGCCCCTATCCTACTGCTCGATGAGCCAACTGAAGGACTAGACAAGAATACCGAGGCGCAAATTATTGAGCTTTTAGAGGCCCATTATCAGCATAAAACGGTGTTGTTTGTCACTCATCGCTTAGTTGGGTTAGAAAAGATGGATCATATTGTGGTTCTAGAGCAAGGTGAGATTGCCGAGCAGGGAAATCACCGCAAACTTTTACAACAAAAGCAGCGCTACTATCAATTACATCAATCCCTTACCTAA